One window of Thermodesulfovibrionales bacterium genomic DNA carries:
- a CDS encoding magnesium chelatase domain-containing protein produces the protein MLSKILSASVVGIDAHGVEVEVDITSRGLPHFSMVGLPDAAVKESRDRVRAALKNIGFNFPFKQITVNLAPADLKEESPAREV, from the coding sequence ATGCTCTCGAAGATACTCAGCGCCAGTGTCGTCGGCATCGATGCGCACGGGGTGGAGGTCGAGGTCGATATAACATCGAGGGGCCTGCCCCACTTCTCGATGGTGGGGCTGCCGGACGCGGCTGTTAAGGAGAGCCGCGACAGGGTACGGGCGGCGCTGAAAAATATCGGGTTCAATTTCCCCTTCAAGCAGATAACGGTGAACCTTGCGCCTGCCGATCTCAAGGAGGAATCTCCAGCTCGAGAGGTTTAA